One Scomber scombrus chromosome 4, fScoSco1.1, whole genome shotgun sequence genomic region harbors:
- the LOC133978762 gene encoding folylpolyglutamate synthase, mitochondrial-like isoform X2 yields MMDYEGALCVLNSLQNNAGVLERLKARQDNPGVQFQAMQGFLHRTDITVGELDKLNIIHVTGTKGKGSTCAFIERILRNYGFRTGFYSSPHLVHVRERIRINGWPISKKIFNKYFWEVYERLEDTKDIHGGSMPFYFQLLTLLAFHVFQQERVDLAVIEVGIGGEYDCTNIIRNPWVCGVTSLGFDHCSLLGDTVEKIAWQKAGIFKPGVPAFTVRQQAGPLRVLQDRAEQIGCPLWVCPELDQYESAIGPVSLGLAGKHQRLNASLAMQLSYSWLQRHEAVQKGDDQSLAEAASRPGSQAVTFQPSTAMLQGLKETQWLGRNQTLRHGSVTYYLDGAHTTASIQACVRWFIQETLQRDQTRGPGIKILLFNTTGERDSASLLRLLVPCQFDYALFCPNITETPTDNTAQRSASVNVQHMLARCRAIQSSWQSLNTTEIIHRHLLTNCRSHSLVFPCIVSALQWINQGTELVSVPAGSKSSCWIPPPESTDKLREASHISVLVTGSLHLVGGVLKHLEPSLDS; encoded by the exons ATGATGGATTATGAG GGAGCTCTATGTGTCCTGAACAGCCTGCAGAATAATGCTGGAGTATTGGAGCGACTGAAAGCACGTCAAGACAATCCTGGTGTGCAGTTCCAGGCCATGCAGGGATTCCTCCATCGGACCGACATCACT GTGGGTGAACTGGACAAGCTCAACATTATCCATGTTACTGGGACTAAAGGAAAG GGGTCAACATGTGCTTTCATTGAGAGGATACTGAGGAATTATGGCTTTCGGACTGGATTTTACAG CTCTCCACACTTGGTTCATGTCAGAGAGAGAATACGCATCAATGGATGGCCGATCAGCAAGAAGATTTTCAACAAGTACTTTTGGGAGGTGTACGAGCGGTTAGAGGACACAAAG GACATCCATGGAGGCAGCATGCCCTTCTATTTCCAGCTCCTGACTCTGCTGGCATTCCATGTTTTCCAACAAGAGCGG GTGGATTTGGCAGTGATTGAAGTGGGGATAGGAGGGGAGTATGACTGCACAAACATAATCAG GAATCCATGGGTGTGTGGGGTCACATCTCTTGGATTTGATCACTGCAGTCTGCTTGGAGACACTGTGGAGAAGATAGCCTGGCAGAAGGCGGGAATATTCAAG ccaGGTGTCCCAGCATTCACTGTCAGACAGCAAGCCGGCCCTCTGAGAGTCCTGCAGGACAGAGCTGAACAGATTGGG TGTCCTCTGTGGGTCTGTCCTGAGCTGGATCAGTATGAGTCTGCCATTGGTCCTGTGAGTCTAGGACTGGCGGGGAAACACCAGCGCTTAAACGCATCACTCGCCATGCAGCTCAGCTACAGCTGGCTGCAACGCCATGAGGCTGTACAGAAAGGAG ATGACCAGAGTTTAGCCGAAGCTGCCTCCAGACCAGGCTCCCAGGCCGTCACTTTTCAGCCCAGCACAGCCATGCTGCAAG GTCTGAAGGAGACACAGTGGTTAGGACGAAACCAGACGCTGAGGCATGGCTCCGTCACATATTACCTGGATGGAGCTCATACCACAGCCAGCATACAGGCCTGTGTCCGCTGGTTCATCCAGGAGACGCTGCAGAGAGACCAGACTCG GGGCCCTGGTATTAAAATCCTGCTCTTTAACACAACAGGAGAAAGGGACTCTGCTTCTTTACTCAGATTGCTGGTG CCCTGCCAGTTTGACTACGCTCTGTTCTGCCCCAACATCACTGAAACACCTACAGACAATACAG CTCAACGCAGCGCCAGTGTGAATGTGCAGCACATGTTGGCACGCTGCAGAGCAATCCAGAGCAGCTGGCAGAGCCTGAACACAACAGAAATAATACATCGCCACCTGCTGACCAACTGCAGGAGTCACAGCCTGGTGTTCCCCTGCATCGTGAGCGCCCTCCAGTGGATCAATCAGGGAACAGAGTTGGTGTCGGTCCCTGCTGGATCAAAGAGCTCCTGCTGGATCCCCCCTCCTGAGTCCACTGACAAGCTGAGGGAGGCAAGTCACATTTCTGTTCTGGTGACTGGCAGCTTGCACCTGGTGGGAGGAGTGTTGAAACACCTGGAACCTTCACTCGACTCATAG
- the LOC133978762 gene encoding folylpolyglutamate synthase, mitochondrial-like isoform X3: MQGFLHRTDITVGELDKLNIIHVTGTKGKGSTCAFIERILRNYGFRTGFYSSPHLVHVRERIRINGWPISKKIFNKYFWEVYERLEDTKDIHGGSMPFYFQLLTLLAFHVFQQERVDLAVIEVGIGGEYDCTNIIRNPWVCGVTSLGFDHCSLLGDTVEKIAWQKAGIFKPGVPAFTVRQQAGPLRVLQDRAEQIGCPLWVCPELDQYESAIGPVSLGLAGKHQRLNASLAMQLSYSWLQRHEAVQKGDDQSLAEAASRPGSQAVTFQPSTAMLQGLKETQWLGRNQTLRHGSVTYYLDGAHTTASIQACVRWFIQETLQRDQTRGPGIKILLFNTTGERDSASLLRLLVPCQFDYALFCPNITETPTDNTAQRSASVNVQHMLARCRAIQSSWQSLNTTEIIHRHLLTNCRSHSLVFPCIVSALQWINQGTELVSVPAGSKSSCWIPPPESTDKLREASHISVLVTGSLHLVGGVLKHLEPSLDS; encoded by the exons ATGCAGGGATTCCTCCATCGGACCGACATCACT GTGGGTGAACTGGACAAGCTCAACATTATCCATGTTACTGGGACTAAAGGAAAG GGGTCAACATGTGCTTTCATTGAGAGGATACTGAGGAATTATGGCTTTCGGACTGGATTTTACAG CTCTCCACACTTGGTTCATGTCAGAGAGAGAATACGCATCAATGGATGGCCGATCAGCAAGAAGATTTTCAACAAGTACTTTTGGGAGGTGTACGAGCGGTTAGAGGACACAAAG GACATCCATGGAGGCAGCATGCCCTTCTATTTCCAGCTCCTGACTCTGCTGGCATTCCATGTTTTCCAACAAGAGCGG GTGGATTTGGCAGTGATTGAAGTGGGGATAGGAGGGGAGTATGACTGCACAAACATAATCAG GAATCCATGGGTGTGTGGGGTCACATCTCTTGGATTTGATCACTGCAGTCTGCTTGGAGACACTGTGGAGAAGATAGCCTGGCAGAAGGCGGGAATATTCAAG ccaGGTGTCCCAGCATTCACTGTCAGACAGCAAGCCGGCCCTCTGAGAGTCCTGCAGGACAGAGCTGAACAGATTGGG TGTCCTCTGTGGGTCTGTCCTGAGCTGGATCAGTATGAGTCTGCCATTGGTCCTGTGAGTCTAGGACTGGCGGGGAAACACCAGCGCTTAAACGCATCACTCGCCATGCAGCTCAGCTACAGCTGGCTGCAACGCCATGAGGCTGTACAGAAAGGAG ATGACCAGAGTTTAGCCGAAGCTGCCTCCAGACCAGGCTCCCAGGCCGTCACTTTTCAGCCCAGCACAGCCATGCTGCAAG GTCTGAAGGAGACACAGTGGTTAGGACGAAACCAGACGCTGAGGCATGGCTCCGTCACATATTACCTGGATGGAGCTCATACCACAGCCAGCATACAGGCCTGTGTCCGCTGGTTCATCCAGGAGACGCTGCAGAGAGACCAGACTCG GGGCCCTGGTATTAAAATCCTGCTCTTTAACACAACAGGAGAAAGGGACTCTGCTTCTTTACTCAGATTGCTGGTG CCCTGCCAGTTTGACTACGCTCTGTTCTGCCCCAACATCACTGAAACACCTACAGACAATACAG CTCAACGCAGCGCCAGTGTGAATGTGCAGCACATGTTGGCACGCTGCAGAGCAATCCAGAGCAGCTGGCAGAGCCTGAACACAACAGAAATAATACATCGCCACCTGCTGACCAACTGCAGGAGTCACAGCCTGGTGTTCCCCTGCATCGTGAGCGCCCTCCAGTGGATCAATCAGGGAACAGAGTTGGTGTCGGTCCCTGCTGGATCAAAGAGCTCCTGCTGGATCCCCCCTCCTGAGTCCACTGACAAGCTGAGGGAGGCAAGTCACATTTCTGTTCTGGTGACTGGCAGCTTGCACCTGGTGGGAGGAGTGTTGAAACACCTGGAACCTTCACTCGACTCATAG
- the LOC133978762 gene encoding folylpolyglutamate synthase, mitochondrial-like isoform X1 produces the protein MLLGQTTVMNRRATFQGALCVLNSLQNNAGVLERLKARQDNPGVQFQAMQGFLHRTDITVGELDKLNIIHVTGTKGKGSTCAFIERILRNYGFRTGFYSSPHLVHVRERIRINGWPISKKIFNKYFWEVYERLEDTKDIHGGSMPFYFQLLTLLAFHVFQQERVDLAVIEVGIGGEYDCTNIIRNPWVCGVTSLGFDHCSLLGDTVEKIAWQKAGIFKPGVPAFTVRQQAGPLRVLQDRAEQIGCPLWVCPELDQYESAIGPVSLGLAGKHQRLNASLAMQLSYSWLQRHEAVQKGDDQSLAEAASRPGSQAVTFQPSTAMLQGLKETQWLGRNQTLRHGSVTYYLDGAHTTASIQACVRWFIQETLQRDQTRGPGIKILLFNTTGERDSASLLRLLVPCQFDYALFCPNITETPTDNTAQRSASVNVQHMLARCRAIQSSWQSLNTTEIIHRHLLTNCRSHSLVFPCIVSALQWINQGTELVSVPAGSKSSCWIPPPESTDKLREASHISVLVTGSLHLVGGVLKHLEPSLDS, from the exons ATGTTACTGGGTCAAACTACTGTCATGAACAGGCGTGCAACATTTCAA GGAGCTCTATGTGTCCTGAACAGCCTGCAGAATAATGCTGGAGTATTGGAGCGACTGAAAGCACGTCAAGACAATCCTGGTGTGCAGTTCCAGGCCATGCAGGGATTCCTCCATCGGACCGACATCACT GTGGGTGAACTGGACAAGCTCAACATTATCCATGTTACTGGGACTAAAGGAAAG GGGTCAACATGTGCTTTCATTGAGAGGATACTGAGGAATTATGGCTTTCGGACTGGATTTTACAG CTCTCCACACTTGGTTCATGTCAGAGAGAGAATACGCATCAATGGATGGCCGATCAGCAAGAAGATTTTCAACAAGTACTTTTGGGAGGTGTACGAGCGGTTAGAGGACACAAAG GACATCCATGGAGGCAGCATGCCCTTCTATTTCCAGCTCCTGACTCTGCTGGCATTCCATGTTTTCCAACAAGAGCGG GTGGATTTGGCAGTGATTGAAGTGGGGATAGGAGGGGAGTATGACTGCACAAACATAATCAG GAATCCATGGGTGTGTGGGGTCACATCTCTTGGATTTGATCACTGCAGTCTGCTTGGAGACACTGTGGAGAAGATAGCCTGGCAGAAGGCGGGAATATTCAAG ccaGGTGTCCCAGCATTCACTGTCAGACAGCAAGCCGGCCCTCTGAGAGTCCTGCAGGACAGAGCTGAACAGATTGGG TGTCCTCTGTGGGTCTGTCCTGAGCTGGATCAGTATGAGTCTGCCATTGGTCCTGTGAGTCTAGGACTGGCGGGGAAACACCAGCGCTTAAACGCATCACTCGCCATGCAGCTCAGCTACAGCTGGCTGCAACGCCATGAGGCTGTACAGAAAGGAG ATGACCAGAGTTTAGCCGAAGCTGCCTCCAGACCAGGCTCCCAGGCCGTCACTTTTCAGCCCAGCACAGCCATGCTGCAAG GTCTGAAGGAGACACAGTGGTTAGGACGAAACCAGACGCTGAGGCATGGCTCCGTCACATATTACCTGGATGGAGCTCATACCACAGCCAGCATACAGGCCTGTGTCCGCTGGTTCATCCAGGAGACGCTGCAGAGAGACCAGACTCG GGGCCCTGGTATTAAAATCCTGCTCTTTAACACAACAGGAGAAAGGGACTCTGCTTCTTTACTCAGATTGCTGGTG CCCTGCCAGTTTGACTACGCTCTGTTCTGCCCCAACATCACTGAAACACCTACAGACAATACAG CTCAACGCAGCGCCAGTGTGAATGTGCAGCACATGTTGGCACGCTGCAGAGCAATCCAGAGCAGCTGGCAGAGCCTGAACACAACAGAAATAATACATCGCCACCTGCTGACCAACTGCAGGAGTCACAGCCTGGTGTTCCCCTGCATCGTGAGCGCCCTCCAGTGGATCAATCAGGGAACAGAGTTGGTGTCGGTCCCTGCTGGATCAAAGAGCTCCTGCTGGATCCCCCCTCCTGAGTCCACTGACAAGCTGAGGGAGGCAAGTCACATTTCTGTTCTGGTGACTGGCAGCTTGCACCTGGTGGGAGGAGTGTTGAAACACCTGGAACCTTCACTCGACTCATAG